The genomic stretch GTccaaataatgatttatttatgtaccTAAGTCCACAGGGCCAAAAAGTCCAATAACTGAAGAAACTTAAATATAAACCCTTAAATATTTAACTCtaatagttttctttttttagctcttaaaacacacaaaatgagagGAGACATCATCTGTGAGAGAATCTCAAATATTGGCAAGCAAATCAAGTAATTCCACAGGAATATCATTCATCCACTGGAAGATATCGCCCTCTTTCTCTACTACAGTGGGACAGAGAAGAAACATTTCAATGCAGTAAAGTATGTGCTGTTATGACTGTACTTTTATGTAAGATTCAGTAAGTTCCACAGTTAGTTTTACAGTCTTCACTGGCAAAAAGCCTGTGTAATTAGCATCTATAATGCTACTGAGCCAGACTTGCTGGCCAGTGTTTGGACTGTTTAGTCCGGTGGTGTTACCAGATCTGCCTGAAGCTGAAACAGACCAGCACACAAGCTAAATAatcagcaataaaataaatacttaagaACAGTTAATCACATCAGCAGAAGGGAGAAATGAGATCTTACCTGCTTCACAGAAACAAATCAGCAGGAGGGTGCAGAGAAGCACAAACACACGCATATGAGGCATCACGTCACTCTGTGTGGAGAGAATAATTGCAAAAACTATTTTCCATTAGGTTTATGAGAATAGCATTGCATAACAAAACGAATAGGATATTAAGCTATTAGCTAAACAGGCTTTGGAAGCATTACCTAAGTATACTTTTGCAGTCCTGTGAAGTCCAATTTTGGTTTCCAAGAAACTTTTTCAGTCTATTATTCTTTTGACAGGTGAAGgctatttgtttcttttttgaaagaagaaagcaaAATGGATTTAATCATGAAAACCCTGTGGATAGAAACAAGGAAACGCATCTCTAGTTCACCTGGGAACTTCATTGACCTGTTCAAGTGTACAATaggaaaataaacaaagactGTAAACTTTTTGCCAGTCACACTTAAGGGACCTTCAGGAGAAACCAAGGAAAAGCACCTCATTGCTATCTTAATGTGACTGCTAGAAAGtataacatattcatttaaaGAATATAGCATTGGTTAGAAATAGAAATGGCAGTAAACAtctataatgtaattttttaatcaatctTGCTGTCAGATACATCAGAGGAAACTTACCTAGAAGTAAGAAGCAGAGAAAAGCATGCAAGAGTGAGCCTAAACTCTAAAAACTGAGCTTGTGTCAGTTCTCCTCAAATAAGTGTTCTGTCACTGACTAGCAAAATAACATGAAGAGTGCTTTGTTTTTGCCAGAAAAGATGGCATCACATTCTTCTTCTAAGCCAGACTCAACATGTCAATGTTACTTTAGCAGTGAGGGACCATTTGTAATTGCACCGACAGAAGAAACAGCCAGGTAGACGAGCAGAAATAGAAGAAAAACAGCTCAGTGGTACATTTACTGGACAAagtgtcattcatgttaatacaAGATTTTATTGACATGGCAGATTTCAGGAGTGGGAGTGAAAACCATATGCCGCCAGCAGACAGAGAGACCGAGACTGAACCACCTTCACATCCTTATTGCCTTGCATCAGCACAACAATCATCCTGTCTGAGAGAACACTCCGCCAATCACACATCTATACAAACACTGAATGTGAATGAGGAATGTgaatagtttttttatattccAACCTTGAAAAGAATTCAAAGTTGATCCaaacaaaaagaacataaaagttcaaaattgcactaaattgttttgttctgtaCAGGATGTCTTTTGTCCAGTAGGTGCTATGCCAAATTTAGGGCATCCAGAAGAAAGTTGCAACCAGGTAAAGTGGTAATCAGAGAGCAGAATTTGGACTACAGAGATTGTACAGTATAAAGCCTGGTTTAAAAGCAAACTTtagaaattgaatttaaaaaaaaagacaaatatatcAACTATTTAACTATCTAAGTAGCATTATTTTTGTGTAGTGACACTAAACTGTGAATATGACTGTTCCATCATGACAAGCTATGGTGCTGCTATTATGTTTCTCTTGTTAAGGCATGTTTACACCAAAACGTAACACTGACATGTAACTCGACAAGGACAGTattcacagtgttaaactacttggcacaagctgattgatTTATGTTGAATGTGCTTTCAGacttcctctgaaaccctccacctccccagctccacctgtatagatctgctacgggttatAACGCAGctgcagtatgtcttaaatacttaCTGGCATATGTATTTACAATAGCaaaaccaaatacattaacattgtcatatcaattaccatgctaaaatcttcccAGAGTTGTCATGAGAGAAATATATTAGCATCTGCGCCAAATAGACGATAACATTGTGTATAGCAAGAAGGGttggctgtcagtgtttttattgttcatcaGCCAGGAAAAAACTGTTgtgaaagtgattccaacaaTATCTTTACACTTTGACGATTGAGTTGTGGTGTGGTCCGTCATTTATTAGAGATAGAGGAAAGGTGGATTTAGACGTAAACTGATTTTCAAAACATTATGGTTAGTTAATGTTATGGTTTGTTCTTGGTCAGaatgtgcatttacatttacatgctATATCTCTCTTATTTATTCACAATAGCCAAGATAAATGCCATcatgttttccaaaaaatgttactgaatgtaataaaatgactaaGGCATTCATAAATATCTCATAAATGTTGTGAATAGATGCTGATGACCAATTATAAGGGTATTAAACTGATCATTTTAAGCTTGACACATGTGTTATGTTGCTGTTGTAAAGaagcacattaaaatgaaaataaaatagaaccTAGGGTATGTTGTTACAGTACAAACAGCATCATTTTATATCTTAAATCTctaatttgtgtaattttataTGTACATCATCATTAAGAAAATAGACCTGAGACCCCCGGGAAGGTCGAATctgttaatttatatatatttgcaatgatgaaataaaacacttaagagtttcattttcaaattaaattaagaaataaaacaaattaggAGCAGTACTATCATCACCATTAAAGTCTGCTGCAGTAATCCAGCGATTTCCAAATGTGATGTCTGACGTCAATAGTTCTGTTTATTTTCacaatggacctttctcacatttctgggtttctcatagcggaagtcaTCATAATTGGGTAAAATcggagagcagtgaatgggagagtatgAGAGTATTTTACTGTCAAAGGCAGAAGGGATCTCGAGGTCTGTATATGTTTCAATGTCAATAGAAGTTCCAAAGAATGTTGTTAAGGATTTGGATAAGATTCTTTATGATttcatttgggaaaaaaaaaaaaaaaaactcattacttacgaaaagatattttaaataatagtaaagaATTTGGAGGCCTTGAAGTGTTAAATTTTACAGACCTCAATGAGGTTTTTAAGATTAAATGGATAATTgagtacattaaaaataaagatactgTGTGGCATATATTCcccaatttatatttaattctttAGGTGGTATCtgaattttctgaatttttgatAAAATTCCAATTAAATGGGCAAGCTTTCATAAGTAGGCATTGCTAATCTATAAGCACGATTTCACACCACATCGATATTTTCTGTGGAATAATAGAGATAtcttgtataaaaaaaaaaatctatctttAATCAGTCATGGTATGACAATAGAATACTTACTGTTAGTCAGTTGCTTAATGAACATGGTTTGCTTTTGACATACACAGAATTCcttaaaaaatttgaaattcCTGTGAAACCAAAAGACtatgctgttatttttgatGCAATTCCAAGTAAAGTTGTTTCATTATTACGTAATTCTGTACATTCCATTAATACTGACCAACAACAATTGACTCGTGATATATTTATTGGcgatattaatataaaaaaagataaatgcagTAATAGATATATTAGAAATCTGTTAAAGAATAATTATGTGCCATGCTCAACAGTCTTTTGGTGatctaaatatgaaaacattgaGTGGAAGAAAGTATGGTCGATAACAAGTAAGCTTTTTGtaagtaataaagtaaaagagGTATCTTTTAAGATATTACACAGAATTTACCCGGTTAAAGAATTATTTGAACGGTTCAAATTGGATCTAGAAAATTCTTGTGAGTTTTGTGGTGTTGTTAAAGAGTCCGTGACTCATCTTTGAGTGTATACTCAAAATTATTTTGGGTAGATGTCTCTAACTTCATTTCTAGAATGTTTggtatattaatacaaatagaaATGTATGATGTTGTATTCTTCTTTGTACAAGATACTATTGAttctaaaagtacaatttccTTTCTTACGCAACTAATTGTTTTACTTGGAAAATATCACATTCATGTAAAGACATGGACTAAAGTTAAGGCAAattgtgaatattttattaaagaaattaaacaatatGGTATTACATTGCAAAATATTAGAAACAGAAAAGCTAAAAAGACTTATGAAGCACTGTGTCAATTTAATTtggttaattaaatgttttaattctataattttcttttatccCTGGCATACATCCTTTTTACTCATGTACATGCACttgttcttttgtgtgtgtgtgtgtgtttgttttttttgtttgtttttttattattattctctctGTATACCCTTTTTCTACTTCTGTTGAgagatgtatatatttgtattaatatgtacataattgcaaaattaaaaaaaaaataaaataaaaaaagtgaatgggagagtaccacagaCATTCTTTTGCATTctcatttgctcaaatagcaaaagaaaaatcacacgatagtgttttcacgtctttcaatcaaaggaaaaaaattgagagataAACACATAAATGTCTCCATATTTCTGAAACACACACTTTGCACATATAATGTACAATCTGCATTTGCTTATTACATTTAGGTAATGTGATGTTCTATTACTATGTTTAGATAAGAAGATGGCGCTTTACATTACTTCATCTATCGTTGACAATAGGATAAAAGGGGTGTACGGTCTGAAAAGTCTGGAAAGGTTTTCTCTTTTACTCTACAGCTGTCTGATAGTGACATCCACTGGTGAACTGCACACATGACAagcatatttgtgaccctggatcacaaaaccaagcataagggtacattttttgaaatgtagATTTGTGCTAGGgcaatcgcatgcgattatgaTGCGCATCTCTTCAGTAATGCCGGTTCCGTGATTAGTCGTAAATTTCCATCACGTGCAGTCAGACGCATTCATTATGGAGCGGCACTCACTACAAAGAGCCGAAAGAGCCGAAATTCACTGACAAGCCGCGCAATATCCCGTTCATTATCGCCTGCGTGAGTGAGTGCCGCTCCATAATGAATGCGTCTGACTGCACGTGATGGAAATTTACGACTAATCACGGAACCGGCATTACTgaagagatttatttttatattgttttcgttataatgtactgattcaaattagtaatcaataataattgttaattttactactgttgctggcgcggacggagcgggcgcgggcgcgggcgcgtgtcaggcgcaatcatcaaacatatttcaaaggaagccggcgccacaTTTCCTACCGTCTTTACTATgtgttttgagcgaatatttgcatttattcacatacgattgAATTAtaaatggtggcctgtcatgattttggctaatgcaggacactattgaatgatgcgcatcagagggaaTTTAGAAGTGTGTATACGCAAAGCCGACGGATTAAAAAATGGGTATCCGCAGgtactgcactacaccactaaaTATTACCCCACTCAATAGCATTAACACAGGCGTAACTCCCTTCAAATTTGATctggaatgtctttttttctgtcacaacttctcgaacaggtgaacacacagacacacacacacaaatgaaatcgTTTGCCTGAAAAGAAcaggttcatattttagaaaatgtagttaatatttgcctcattattgattcatctcatccacccgcgacccgcccgcaaataatcagaatgcattttttttattacccgacccaccCGACCCGCGGATACAACCAccatccgcgcatcactagtgcgcgcacactcaaagcgcgctcacagaaagcgcctctcagtcagtgtgcgaatacagagttctctttcgcttttaATAGGctctgttattgctacacacatgctcgtattggagactattcatgtaaatgaagtcggttttgtcttaagtaaacctgaacattTGGGAGAAATACagatgcgtcaaaatatttgatatgtgcgtcagatcttaaagcgacagcagccGACCAcgtcaaacaataatcaaacaacaaaagaaaaagagaaaatcactcactgttcttgactgaatcacttattaactgtaataagaattatctttaatgtatacagtgaagattttgcagtgtttttattttaacgtttattacttcatgatatgtctgtagtctatttctgtaatagcctttatatagacctacataaaaaaaaacttacaaaaaaaacccctacaattctattttaaaaaaagattctattttaaaaaatattatttcatttgtatttttgattaatatatgtattaatacttttgctacttttgtaagtaatacttggagtgtttacttgccttgagctccagaatgttttacttacattggTTGagtagttttttctgtattgaaattattattttttaaacatggtggcagtttctagcttgaaagaaaaatttttctaacatctttgcagcaacagtttttataAGTCCAAAACCATCTtgtgtgtgcatgattttctaataattaaatggcccatcatcaattattccttatataatgtaatttattgtaattaatgtaactataaatgcattcaaaaataaaacaggtgtgagtttgctgtgacttatggaaagtataggtacactgtaaaaaacaatttgttgagtcaacttaaaataatttgtaacctggctgccttaaaattttaagttcagtcaactcaaaaaaagtttattcaacttgaaatgttaaattatactacatgacaacttagatatttgagttgaatcagcttaaaattttaaggcagctgggtcacttacccatctgttaagtttagcgaacacaaatatctaagttgttacttagtaaaacttaacatttcaagttaactaaacttattttagttgactaaacttaaaattttgaggcagcagggtaacaaataattttaagctgatttttttacagtgtagggctttatacacagtgtgtgccattgtaaagactaggtttatccttcacaacctcattttcattcaaaaaaaaaaaaaagtcatatacaacccaaaacacacacagccacaatcagaaataaaagaggtgctgCAAGAGGCTACATGTTTtctcttaaggtcccattcaccaagatacctactcctttacccccacccttgaatttatacatttactacattgatgaataaagtcaagtccggccctataatttttcacattctaaaacctgtttcacaatacatagatcagccataacttctgttgcatcactttaagtttgctaagcagagcatggacacttaTGATGTTGTGAAACTTATgagagatgttgtgaaatcaaaaatcaaaatggcaagatccactagaggtttgcttttcttacatttcaattgacattgcatttttctattTGCAAAGGTTaaaatcaggggtgcccaaactcagtcctggtccttggtttagctccaacttgcctcaacacaccttccagggggtttctagtatgcctagtataagcttgattagctggttcaggtgtgtttaattggggctggagctaaaatctgtaggacacctccctccaggaccgagtttgggcacccctggattaaaacaatgttaagatactgacaaacattagtgtttccttggactcggacgaactcgactcggactcggccctttgggactcggacttgagtccgactcggcccattttggactcggactcgtctcggactcaattggtaaaagactcggactcgactcggactcgacttaggtggactcgaacccaacactacaaaatattgagaaaatcgcttttaaagttatccaaattaAGTCCTTAgcttgcatattactaatcagaaatgaagtttttatatatgtacggtaggaaatttacaaaacatcttcatggaacttgatctttatttaatatcctaatgatttctgtcataaaagtatttttgcctattgctacaaatttacccGTACTACtcaagactagttttgtggtcctaGTTTTAAGGTGTTGAGATGAACTGACAAAATAATTCTCTTCAGAGCTAGAATTTAGTATTGATGAACCATGAGAAAAGAAAGCACAGGCGACAACACCGAAGGTCCTTTTAAGTTATTTTGCAAaacttttattgaacaaaagtatttcaattctCACCACACTGTCCTCAATACAGTACCATAATGCTGGATCTAAACGATTCATATATGCAccatatctttttttaatatatatatgtacatacagtGGAAAGAGGAATTAAATAACATTGCTCAATAACATTCAGacaaatagatttaaaaaaaaataatctgaaaaCCCCTTGTCCAACACACTTATTGGTAAACAGACGTCGAGTAATTGAcaaaagtaaagaaataaaatcatgttttatcaTGTGAATTAGTGTTCACAATCAACTATGTGTTACTGAGAGCAGAGAAGACTTGTTGGTGAGGTGCAATAAGACATCAATAGTAGCAGAACTGGAAGTGGGTGGCACATTTGGTTGAAAGGACACACATTCAAAATCTCTCCTTGTCTACAGAAACTGCTCTCTCTTAGAAGCTACAATCTCTCTCTTCATCGCcgtctttattaatatttttctccCTTTATGAAGTACCCTGATTCTGAAGAAACCCTGAAGCGACTCGGATCCAAGAGAAATACCTGGAAGCTGCGTATGTTCGCATTGCCTTCATGTATGAAGGACGGGACTGTAGATGCAAAAACAGTGTTTGTAAAGGCTCAACGAATGGGACAGCACCGCTTTATTTCAGGGTGAAATCTGACTGTCATCTCAAATACTAGTTTGGATTcagattcagacagtgtaatgCAATAGGCAGCTGCAGTGTGAACATACATGAAGTTGCATGGCCTTCGGATGAGCTGTGTGAATGGAGACAAACCATCTGTTGGGAACCAAATTACAAATGCTCGCCTGCTCTGAAGGATCAAGGTTAAGACATGCACATGAATCTATTCTCCTCTGCTAATTCAGTACAAGAGCTGCAAGTGTAAACACTATAATGCTCTTTTGGGCAGAGAAATGTAAACCAATATAATGTGAGTTGAGGTTGTAGATTAACCAGGAACAGGAAAAGCAGAAAAACAGCTGTCCAAAGGCCGGGAGAGAGTACAGATGTTGTTCAGTGAAACCCCATTCTGTTTTTCTTTACCAAAACCTTCAAAGTGActgtaaatcatttaaaaacaaaaacaaacagggCACGTATAGCAAGGACGGACATCTCTGTTTAAAAGAATGATACGTTGCTACTGCTCCCTACAGGAGTGGAGGCAATTGGGCTTTGAAATGTCAAACAGTCCTTGAAGTTGCTTCTGAAAAGAGCTTCATCCCCTCTTTCAAGAATTTAGTAAAGTCAGAGGAGTGCGCAGGAAGAGAAAAAGAAGGGAACGGAGGTGCATGGGGGAGAGGTAACGTCTGCGACAAATTCAAGCAAGGGACTTGACGAGATAGAGTTTGTCTCCTTGCTCACTGGTGAAGATGGGCGCTTTCTTGTAGTGCTCTACAAGCTCATCCATACTGCTAAAACGCCGCTGACCGATGCAGTACACTCCGTCCTGCAGCTGCACCTTGAAGTGCTTGTTCTTCCCCACAGCCTTCAGAGAAATGGAGAAATCACTAggctaggaaaaaaaaacaaacagaaaaagacaTGGAGCGATAAATCAGTAGGACATTGTTGCTGCTGCTTTTCCCTATCTAAACACCAGATGGCAGCATTGATTCAAATAAAATCAGATTCTGCTTTACCATACACCACAGCatgattataatgattttaaaaatcccaCATAATTTAGACAAACATGTCAAATATTGAGAACTGTGTCGCAGAAAAGCAGTTTACTGCTTGGTAATTATAATTTTCGAGTTGCTATGTGCCACTCACATCTGGTGAAGATTTATGGTTTCCAAGCAATATGTACCAACTTggaacatatttattttaataaattatcttCTCTTTTCATACCTTTTCAAGTTCCAATTAAAAACTCCACAAGAAGTTTCAAagcaaataatataatgaaattaaagggatagttcaaccaaaaatttaaattctgtcattaattactcaccctcatgtcattaagatatttttaatgaaatccgagagctttctgactctgcacacaaaaagtgttctcatagcttcatacaattacagttaaaccactgatgtcacatggactattttatcgatgtccttactacctttctgagccttgaacgtggtagttgcattgctgtctatgcagggtcagaaagcttccggatttttttgtgttccgaagatgaacgaaggtcttacaggtttggaacaacatgaggatgagtaattaataacaattttcatttttgggtgaacttttcctttaaggaCCTTCATTCATAAAGTATTTGACCACATGATTAAAATTTGGAATATTTCTGAAATTCATTTTCAGCCAAATTTTGTAAGAAGTACCATACATACATTGCATTACcatatatatgtacactaccagtcaaaatttgtgaacagtaagatttttaatgtctcttctgctcaccaaacctgcatttatttgatccaaagtacagcaaaattttgaaatatttgtactatttaaaataactgttttctgtttgaatacattttaaaatgtaatttattcttgtggtttcaaagccgaatttttagcattattccagtcacttggtccttcagaaatcactctaatattctgatttgctgctcagaaaacatttatgctgaaaacagcctagtagaattttttcaagtttgataaatagaaagttcctgacaacagcatttatctgaaatagaaatcttttgtaacattattaatgtctttatcatcacttttgatcaattcaaagcatccttgctataATCCTGActacaagcttttgaatggtatagtgtataatgttacaaaaatgttttatttcagataaatgctaatctttggacctttctgttcatcaaagaatcctgaaaacggTACccaactgtttaaatattattattattattattaataataataataaatatatcttgaacagcaaatcagcatattagaatgatttctgaaggatcatgtgacactggggtactggagtaatgatgcaaaatatttagctttgaccataggaataaattacattttaaaatatactcaaatagaaagcagttactttaaatagaaaaaactttttgactggtagtgtaatatgTGATAAAACATTACTAGCTATGTAAGATTTTGGACATACTGCCCACCTCTAAACAGCACTATGGGAAGTCATATTCTCTTTGCAATTCAAATAAGTTTTGCAAGTTTCATGGTTTATTCAACACTGCCCAAATTGGTCTGTGTCACACTCAGTGGGTTGTGCAAGTAAACAGATTCACCATCCAGCGGGCTGCACAAATAATTGGTTCACACTGTGCAGTTCAGTTGGCTAGTGCAGTTTCTTCCCACTCTGGTTTCCAATACACTACATTACATAACTCAACAAGACTGCATAACTATGTGGGAAGGTTGTTGCAACAGGTAGTTTGGCATGCAAATGTAAGTAAAGTCAGTTCAACTTACCGATGACTCACTGTCCCGTATCAGAAAGTCCCCTTCCACTCCTCTCTCATTAAGTGCACACTCAGCTTGGTGCCGTGTCACGTTACCATAGTACCAAtcctttccagcaaatttgccTGTACGTGAGGGAACTGTGTGACTGATGTGAGGGGAGCCATGACTTGACCCTAAACCCTTCGCTATTGGCCCATCACTGAGCACTACCACATAGTTCTTGGGCACAAGACCGATCATGCCGCGACTGTTTTTACACTTCCACCACTCTGGGTCGTTCTCTGGCTTTTCCAAAACTTCCATCGTCTCACCCTTCTCAAAGTTCAGTTCCTCCTCTGTTACTGAGCTGAAGGGGTACAGAGTCTGGACCACATGCAGAACGGAGTTCCCAGAGCCTCCCGGTCGGCCGTTGGCCATCGCCGCCCCTTGCCCAACCTTTAAAGACCGGAAGCCCCCCAACGAGTCCCCAAAGACCCCATCGTTGTCTGCGTATCCCATCTCCTCTTGGACGTAGTTGGATGGGAACCAGCCAACACGGCCGGCATGGCTACCCCTCCACCAGCCATCGCTGCACTTCTCCATGACGACCACCCTCTCCCCTTTAATGAGGTTGAGTTCATCTTCACGCTCAGCTGAGTAAGAAAACTTTACAAGTGCGGGAATGTTGAGGTCGTAGATCCGCTCGGCCCCGCCCACTCCACCGCCTCCTGCGCTGCCATTGGATGGGTACTCTGCCTCTGTGCTGGGTGTGGGAGATGGATCACGGGCACTAGTCTTCCTTTTCGTTTTTCCAAGGCCTAAGAGGAGTAGAGAGACACAAAACAGTGAAGATGTAGAAATCTGGAAGAAAGCTGTCAAAAACTGATTATTTGAATCTTGACTAAAGATTTAACCAATGAGTCCTTCAATCAATTAGTCTAAAATTTCCAAGCAAGAGCTTTTACCAGTGCTTAGAGTTGCATAAATTAAACGGGCTctttattaaaattaccccaggttcctggagggccactgtcctgcagagtttagctgcaACCCttatcaaacacacctgcctgtagcttttcTAGCAGAGATTATATTACTGTTGAGAGATGAAAGGGTctgcagggctctacagtgcgaccatttcagTCACATATGCtgtgcatctccattcaaacacagcgttgtttcatttatgaataaaCGTGCGTTTATTAACGAATCTAGCGAGCCAATAATTTAGCTTGCCATTCATGAAGACAGTCagttgctttattcctgaatgaatcagtcatttgaatgaatcaaatgaatgaatgactcagtaaaaaatatcagaggcttgctgccacctactggcagttttagtttcatttttaaagtacattttctgtttttttaaatcacttaatatttctatattcaaaattttgtattttaaactttaatttcaacatgtatttatgaatttgactgcAGTCAAGCCACCTCTGAGCCttgttaaatatgaaaatacacctacaagccaatTTTgagttcttctgtgccacctctgtagtacaaattcattttggtaatactgatttcatttaattggtAAC from Labeo rohita strain BAU-BD-2019 chromosome 9, IGBB_LRoh.1.0, whole genome shotgun sequence encodes the following:
- the nck2a gene encoding cytoplasmic protein NCK2a — translated: MTEEVIVIAKWDYTAQQDQELDIRKNERLWLLDDSKTWWRVRNASNRTGYVPSNYVERKNSLKKTSLVKNLKDTLGLGKTKRKTSARDPSPTPSTEAEYPSNGSAGGGGVGGAERIYDLNIPALVKFSYSAEREDELNLIKGERVVVMEKCSDGWWRGSHAGRVGWFPSNYVQEEMGYADNDGVFGDSLGGFRSLKVGQGAAMANGRPGGSGNSVLHVVQTLYPFSSVTEEELNFEKGETMEVLEKPENDPEWWKCKNSRGMIGLVPKNYVVVLSDGPIAKGLGSSHGSPHISHTVPSRTGKFAGKDWYYGNVTRHQAECALNERGVEGDFLIRDSESSPSDFSISLKAVGKNKHFKVQLQDGVYCIGQRRFSSMDELVEHYKKAPIFTSEQGDKLYLVKSLA